The genomic region CATTACTGATGTTAATAATGCTTTTTGCAAAAATTCGTATTGTCCGATTGCTTCAATAAAGTTCATCATACACTAACACCAACTTCTTCAAGGAAGGATAATTGTTCTTTGTAGGCTTTTACCATAACTTCAGGGCGGAATACTTGGTGAACATCGCCGAACTCAATCAATTCTTTATTGATAAGTATAAGTTGGTCAAAGTAGTTTTCCGCCTTACTTAAGTCATGATGAACAACGAAGACTGTCTTTCCTTCATTTCGTAATTCTTTTAATACATTAATAATTGTATTTTCACTTGAAATATCAACACCTACAAATGGTTCGTCAAGGAAGAAAATTTCCGATTCTTGTGCTAGGGCCCGTGCAAGAAACACCCTTTGCTGCTGCCCACCAGAGAGCTCGCCAATTTGTCGTTTTGCAAAGTCAGCCATTCCAACTTTTTGTAAACATTCGTATGCTTTTATTCGCTCCTTCTTTTTTGGACGGTTAAAGAGGCCAAGCTTCGGATACGTTCCAATTAAGACGGCATCTAACACAGTAATAGGAAAATCCCAATCAATGTCGTTACGTTGAGGCACGTAAGAAATTCCTTTTCTCACTTTATCTACGTTCTCTCCAAATATTTTCACGTTTCCTTTATCGATTGGAATTAAGCCTAATAAAGACTTAAGAAGTGTAGATTTTCCAGCACCGTTTGGTCCGATTATTCCAACAAGTTTTCCTTTTTCTATGGAAAAGTTTATGTCTTTTATTGCTTCATTTCCGTGATAGGAAACATGTAATGAGCTTACGGTTAAAGCATCATTCATTTTTACTCACCCCTTTTTAAATTAGATAAAGTAACAAAAGTTTACCGAGGGCAACTTTTTAGTAAAAATATAGGGAATAATTAATACAAGTAACTTTTTTAGAAATTAACCATCTAAAAATGTATTAACTATTCCTGTTTTGTTATAAAAGATGAAATCAATTGTAATATATGAAGGCACTATTTTTATTGTGCTTAATTTAAACGAATTTTTTGAGTAGGTAACAATAAGTTACCTCAAACAATAAAGTTTCCTTAATGCAAACTATAATAAATAATGAATAAATTGTCAATAAACAATTATCCTGAAAAACAACAATAAAGGAGTAGGTTCATAAACCCCTACTCCTTACTGCTCTTCTAACTTATTTAGTGGTACTTCTTCTTCTTTTTGAGGATCGTCCAGCGGATAAACGGTTGCAGTTTCATTATCATTTACGTTTTGTATGTAAATGGGTTCTCCGTTATACGTGACATTAATAATGTCAGGTGATTCAATTATTTCACGAGCACGTTGCATGTCCATTGCAATACCTCCTCATTGTTATTCATCATTAACATGATTACCTATTAGATGGAAAACTATTCTTAAAATTCCCATTTAATCGTCGAAAACAAGAGGAGGTCAGAATATCACTTTTGACTAGCTGATTTTTTCCGTAATTCCAAGTCAGGTATGAGCCTAAATAAGATAATAAAAGCTACCATTCCTGATCCGAAAATGAATGCGCTCATCATTTCATTACTTAAGAAAGATCCTAATGTGATAAACATGGAACTAATCATCATGGCTCCGTAAAACAACATTCCGTTAACGGCTAAATAGGCACTCCGTTTATCTTCTGTAGGTATGCTTGCTAAGTATTCCTGCTGAATCGGTACACGCATTAGCTCCCCGACCGTTGCAAAAAACATAAAAATAAATAACACCCATATGTTATTGGAGTAACTAACTACTGAATATCCTATTGTATAGACAACAATTGAAGATAATAAAGTTCTACCTTCATGATATTTTGTAATCCATCTCGTAATGTATAGTGTTAAAAGTACGACAATGATAGTATTTTCTGCTTTTAGAAATCCGAGCATTTCTACCCCGCTGAATGTAAAGTGGAAAAACGATTGTTCGGGCATTTCAGCATATAAACGCACAGCAATATAATTTTCTAAATGAAGTTCCAAAGATTGCAATAACATTCCAGCGAGGACAAAGGAAATAAATACTTTATCACTAGCTACTTCCTTATAGCTTGTATACATATGTTTTAAAACGTGTTTTTGTTTAGGTGCTTCTTTTACTTTTAAAGTTTCTTCAATAAAGAAAACTATGAGAAGGGTTGCTATTAATGTTGATACTGTAATGAAAATTAGCAATTCAAATAAATAATGTTGGAACATTAGGGCGCCTCCAATACTTCCAAGAGTAAAGGCTAAATTAAAGCTCCAATATATTAATGAAAAGACCCCTTTTCGTTCCTTCGGTTTTGTAATATCAATTAACATAGCTTCTGCTGCAGGGCCATCGAGGCCAAAAGAAGCCCCAATTAAAATCGTCATTACATAAGTTAATTCTGGTGATGTCATCCATGGAGAATTAGCTGCAGCCATAACAACAAAAGCTATAGTTCGAATAACTGCTGCAATAACCATTAACTTTTTGCGACCAACTAAGTCTGCATAATAACCACCATATAGGCCAACGAACATACCAATGCACACATTCATAAGCAATAAAAGGCCTGCTACTTTTGCACCGTAATGATTTGCAAAATATATAGCTAGGAAAGGCATAATTGCCCCGGCGATAATATCAGAGAAAAAAATGTGAGCAATGCGTACTTTAATATTTCGGTGATAATCCTTAAATTTTGTCATAGGACCTCCATCTATCAATCTATCATAGTAGTTAAACTATTCTAGCACAATATAAATCAACTTAATATGCAGACAATTCTAAATAGGAGCCTGAATAACAATTCAAAAATTCAGAAAATTAATTGACACCGTTTTCATTATTCATTAGGATAAAAGTAGTACAAATAAAAAGGAGGTAATCTGTTATGAGTGGTATTGTATTAGCAGCAATAGGTATGCTCGTTTTTGCACTTGGTTATCGTTATTATTCTAAGTTTATTGCTGAGAAGATTTATCGACTCGACCCGAATTATGTCACCCCTGCCCATAAATATAAAGATGGGGTAGACTTTGTCCCTACCAATAAATTCGTATTATGGGGGCACCATTTTACTTCTGTAGCTGGGGCAGCCCCTATTGTTGGACCAGCTATCGCCGTGTATTGGGGATGGCTACCTGCATTCGTATGGGTAGTTTTAGGTACTGTGTTTGCAGCAGGTGTCCATGACTTTGGTGCGTTAGTTTTATCAGTACGTAACAAAGGGCAATCTGTTGGTACACTGGCGAACAAGTTAATTGGAAACAGAGCAAAGGTTTTGTTCTTATTTATCATTTTGATTTTAGTCTTAATGGTTAACGCCGTATTTGCTTGGGTAATTGCGAGATTATTTACTCTATTCCCTGCAAGTGTACTATCTGTATTCATCCAAATTCCTTTAGCAGTTTGGATTGGATATAAGGTACATAAGAAAAGTGGAAACATGTTGCTACCTTCTCTTGCGGCATTAGCAACAATGTACTTTACGGCAATTTTAGCAAGTTATGTTCCAGCACTACAAATTGACTTTATTAAGTACTTCGGTGGCGAGGAGAACATTGTTGCTCTTGGACTGAATGGTGTCCAAATGGCATTCTTCGTCTGGATCATCATTTTAATGATATACGTTTATATTGCGTCTACGTTACCAGTATGGAAGCTGTTACAGCCGAGGGATTATATCAATTCCCATCAATTGATAGTTGGGTTATTGATTTTATATCTAGGGTTATTATTCTCTAACCCAACTGTTACGGCTCCAGTAACGAATTCTTCACCAGATGTACCATGGTTCCCGTTATTATTCATCACCATTGCATGTGGTGCCATTTCAGGATTCCACGGCTTAGTATCATCTGGTACTTCATCTAAGCAGTTAAATAAGGAAACAGATGCACGTTTCGTTGGTTATTTAGGGGCTGTTGGTGAAGGGGCATTAGCGCTAATCGCAATTATTGCGGTAGTTACCTATTTTGGTACAACAGCAGACTTCTCAGCGGTATACTCAAGCTTTGCTGATGCTGGAGGAAATGGTTTAGGTACATTTGTTAACGGTGCTGCTCAGCTAGCAACTGGTATTGGAATTCCGGAAACAGCTGCTGCAACAATTGTATCTGTAATTGTTGTAAGTTTTGCTGCCACAACTCTTGATACCTCTGTACGTTTAATGCGTTACATTTTGTCTGAATTAGGTGCAGAATACAACTTCCAACCATTAACGAAGAAGCACGTAGCAACAACAGTTGCAGTTGTATCTACTGCGGCACTTACATTGATTCCAGAAGGACCAAATGGTTTCGGTTCTGGTGGGTACTTAATTTGGCCACTGTTTGGTACTTCTAACCAACTATTAGCCGGTATCACGTTGTTGCTGATCTCAATTTGGCTGAAACGCCAAGGTCGAAATTACTTCTTCACAATTACACCGATGATATTCCTGCTGTTTATGACACTATGGGCTATGTTCCAGCAAGTGTTGTTCCAGTGGAACATCTTTACCGGTGGTGAATCAGCTGACGGTTTATTGTTCTCATTTGGATTAGTAATTTTAATCTTTGCTGTTTGGATTTTACTAGAAGCGTTTTACCTATTTACAGGAAAATCGCAAAATACAGATATTGACCAGTCAGTGTAATGTAATAAAGGCTATATGTTTAGGGATTGGGCTATCCAATCCCTCTTTTTCCTTTTTGTAGGTAGTCTTTCACTTATGCATTACAGGGAGGGGAAACAGGTGGCGGACATTTTGATTATCCGTATACTTGCTGGAATTGGTAGTGGTTGATGTGGAGGATTGTCTGATGAAGGGTTCATCAGTATGAAAGAAACCTTTAAAGAAAACCGTCTCCAACGAGAACGTGTGGGGAATATGTACCGAAAAATAAACGATATCTATAAAGAACAAATAAATATAGAATTGGTCGACCCGAGAAATCATTTATCGATTCTAGGCTACTTTTTTCGGCAAATGGCTAAAAGAAATCTTACTTTATGGGAAAGTGTACATTATCTTACTGTGTACATGAAAAATGGATCAATATTTATAAATGGAAAATATGTAACGAATACTCTCGTTGAATTAGAAGAGGAACTTTTACACGTTATTACTCAGCACATACAAGAAGGGGGCTAAACAATGGGCGATGGGAAATTCTCAATCAAAAAACTGTTCGAGTATTACGACGAAGTATTAAGCTTACCCCATCGGGCAGAGGTAGCACGTGAGTTAAGAGACGAAGATGACTTATTTTTGCTTCTTTTATTTTCCGAAATGCTAGGTGTACCAAATCCTGCATTCTACTATACGTTAGAATTATATCCAGTTATATTAGAAAAATTTCACGATTGGCATTTACGAATGGGAATGGATAAGTCACCGTTAAACGGTATTCGTTGCTGTTAATCGGATGATGAGGTGAAGCATATGACAAACATACTAGAAAAGAAAATTGTATTCGTAGGTGGAAAAGGTGGAGTTGGAAAATCGACTTCTGCTGCAGCATTAGCAATGGCATCTGCAAAGCAAGATAAAAAAACGTTACTTGTATCAACCGATCCAGCCCACAATGTTGGAGATATCTTTCATCAAGATATCGGAGGCAAGGTGAAAAAGATTCAACCGAATTTATATGCTTTAGAAGTTGATCCAGAAATAGAAACGAAGAAATATATTAGTACCGTAAAAAGTAATTTGAAAGATATGGTTAAGTCTACGATGATGGACGAAGTACACCGCCAACTTGATACGTTAACAACATCACCAGGAACGGAAGAGGCGGCTATGTTTGATACGTTAGTCTCCATTATTTTGTCGGAAAGTAAACATTTTGATTTGATTGTATTTGATACTGCTCCAACCGGACATACTGTTCGCCTTTTAAGTCTTCCTGAATTAATGGGAGTGTGGATGGACGGAATGTTAGAGCGGAGAAAAAAGATTAACGAAAATTACAGTCAACTGTTAAACGATGGTGAACCAGTTGATGATCCTATATTTGAAGTGTTACACGAAAGAAGAAGAAAGTTCGCGGAAGTGCGAGAGATCCTATTGGATGAAACGAAGACAGGTTTTATTTTTGTTTTAATCCCAGAACGTTTACCAATTGTGGAAACAGAGAAGGCGATAAAACTAATGGCGAATCATGAATTGCATATTAAACATTTAATTGTGAATAAAATTATTCCGCAAAATGTAGATGGGGAATTTATGGAAAAGAGAAGGATGCAAGAGCAAGACTATTTGAAACAAATTGATAATACGTTTATAGGACAAGAGATCTTAAAAATGCCATTGTTTGAGGAAGATATATCGAGTATTGAAAAGTTAGAAGTATTCTCTGAGCGCTTGAGAAGTTCTATGATTTCATATTAATATTTCTTGAGCTAGTCATCACGATTTATAAAATAGTACACGTAAAACAGAGTAAAGGGAGGAATCCTATTGAACGCACTTATTCATCATGGACCGACGGGATTAAGAGGAGTCAAATATGGAAAAATAGATGATGGACAACCAGGGAAACATGAAGTGAAAATAAAACTGAAAAGCGCTGGAATTAATCACCGTGACTTATTTGTCCCTAACCGAAGAACAGCTGAAGCCCAACCTTTAGTCCTCGGTTCTGACGGAGCAGGGGTAGTTGAAGAAGTGGGTGAAGAAGTTACGAATGTAAAGGTTGGCGATAAAGTAATCATTAACCCTGGAATTGGCTGGCGTAACAATAGTGATGCCCCACCGGAAGAGTTTGAGATATTAGGTTTCCCAGACCATGGGACATTTGCAGAGAACATTGTCATCAGGGCAGAGAATGTTGTACCAAAACCTTCATTTTTAACATGGGAAGAAGCGGGGGCATTACCGCTAGCGGCTTTAACTGCTTATCGTGTCTTGTTTTCAAGAGCAAACGCAAAAGCTGATCAGACGATTTTTGTTCCGGGTATCGGGAGTGGGGTTGCGACCTTTTTATTGCAATTTGCAAAAGCAATCGGAGCTCGGGTTATTGTAACGAGTCGACAAGAAGCTAAACTGCAAAAAGCGAAAGAAATAGGTGCAGACCGTGTCATTCATACAAACGACAACTGGGAACAACAATTAGCTGATGAGACAATTGATATTGTCATAGAAAGTGTTGGTGCTGCCACATTTAATCGTTCCTTAAGCGTATTACGAAAAGGAGGAACAATGGTCACGTTTGGAGCATCAGCAGGAGACGAAGTACAATTAAATATCAGATCCTTTTTTTACGGCCAATACAGCTTATTAGGGTCCACAATGGGAAGTCATGAAGAGTTCCTTGATATGTTAAATTTCATTGACAAGCATGAGATTAAGCCGATAATTGATTCTGTTTATCCGCTTTCGAAAGCATTAGAATCACTAAAGTATCTTGATAAAGGTGAACAATTCGGGAAAATTGTACTAGATCCTACGATATAAAAAACACTCCGACACGGAGTGTTTTTTACATTGGAAGAATAAAAAGGTAAATCATAAAGAAGTGGGCAACTGATCCGGCCATAACAAATAAATGGAAAATTTCGTGAAAGCCAAATTTATTAGGGAAAAAATCTAAAATCTTAAATGAATAAATTACACCACCAACAGTGTAAGCGAGACCGCCCATAATCATTAACATAATGGCTGTTGTTGGTAAGTTGTGAATAAGTTGGCCGAAAGGGATAATAGCGACCCAACCTAGACCAATATAAAATATAGTGGAAATTTTCCTCGGAGCGTGAATGAACCAAACTTTTAGTAGAATACCAATAATCGCTAATATCCAAACCGCTAAGAGCATCACCCATCTCCACGCACTTTCTAAGCCGTAATAAAAAACAGGAGTATAAGAACCAGCAATAAAAATATAAATAGAGATGTGATCAATTTTTTTGAAGATTAATAGTTTTTTAGGGGAAATGGTAACCCAGTGATAGATGGAACTCGCCCCATATAATAGGATTAAGCTAACTCCGTAAACGCACATGACTGTTAACTTAGAAGGTTCATTCCTTGATAGTACGATGAGGACAATCAACCCGACAATTCCAGCGATAAAGGTGATGAAATGGGTTAATGTGTTAATTGGTTCTCGCATAGTTAAATTCATCATTCACTCTCCTTATAGCTATTGCTACAATATGGTTAACACAAACCATACGGAACGGTAAAATAAGTATGGATGTCATTAAAAGTTATATAGAAAAGCTAATAAAGTCAATCAATTTTTCACTAATCTTATTTGTGGGGGGGGAAACTTTGAGTTTGCCTAGTCTCTTTTCTATATCCTCTTCTACCACAAAACAGTTTATTGTCTTGAAGTGGGATTGTACTCAATTGTTCAAAAGGAGTGTCATGTGATGAGGATTGTTTCCATATGTCCAAGTAATACGGAGATTGTACATTATTTAGGCTTAACGGACAAGTTAGTAGCTGTGGACGATTATTCAGATTGGCCAGAACAAGTCCAACATCTACCAAAAGTTGGTCCAGACTTAAATATTGATATAGAAAAGGTGGAACAGCTTAAGCCTGATCTCGTTATGGCTTCCTTAAGTGTTCCAGGTATGGAGAAGAATGTGCAGGCATTAAAGGAAAGGGGGATTCCTTATATTGTATTAAATCCGAACTCATTACAGGAGATTGGCGACGACATAATTACGGTAGGGAAGTATACAGGTACAGAGCCGAGAGCTCGTGCGGTAGCGAAGAAATATTTTGCGTTTCTCCATAAATATAAGCAGTATGCAGAAGGGATACAACGTCCCAAAAGTCTATATTGGGAGTGGTGGCCAAAACCAGTTTTCACCCCCGGAGGTCGAAATTGGTTAACAGAGGTTAGTATCCTTGCCGGTGGCAAAAATGTATTCGCTGACGTGAATCAAGCTAGTGTGCAAACAACGTGGCAAGATGTATACAATCGAAAACCGGATTATATTTGTATGATTTGGGTAGGGGTTCAGACCGATAAGATGAATCCAGAACTTATGAAAAAACGTGAAGGCTGGAACTCTCTACATGCAATAAATAAAGGGAACATACTTGTGTTGGACGAAGATTTATACTGTCGTCCATCTCCACGTTTGTTGCAAGGAATAAGTAAAATTTCTGCTTTATTACATCCGAACATATTCCCGGTGTATACAGGTAAAGACCCGTTGTTATAGATTCATAAAAAGCGGCGGTTAGTAATCTGTAAAATAATAAACTTTCATTATGAGTCTTCTCAAACGAGCGTAAATCTTATATAATAATATCAATTTTGTAATTGTGATTGGAAGGGTTTGTAAATGGAAGCAAAATCGATCGATAATACGTATGCAGAGCCAACAATCCTTTCTGCTATAAGACAAGGTGCATTGGCAGGTTTTCCGCTGTTTCTTGGTTATTTGCCGATTGCAGTTACATATGGTGTGCTGGCATCCCAGTCTGGTTTAAGCTTATTGGAATTAACGTTAATGAGTGTTCTTGTGTTTGCCGGGGCTGCACAATTTATGGGAGCTAATATGATTGCAGGTGGTGCTTTATTTCTTGAAGTTGTCATCGCAACATTTGTATTAAACTTCCGTCACTTTGTCATGAGCTTATCTTTCATGAACAAACTTCAGCCATTACCGTTTAAATGGAAGTTTTTCATGTCCTTCGGGTTAACCGATGAAACGTTTGCTGTTTCCACACTAAATTCCAGTGAAGCGAAAAAACCTTATGGCCATTATTACTATGCAACATTAATTCTCGTCTCTTATTTTGCATGGATTGGTGGTTCATTTCTAGGTGGAGTATTGGGAGAAATCATCCCAAACCAACTAAGTCAAAGTATGGGGATTGCTCTATACGCAATGTTTATCGGGTTACTAATACCATCAGTAAAAAAAGAATGGCGCGTCGGTTTCATTGCAATAGTCAGTATGCTCTTGAATTTTGCCCTTGTAAATGTGAATGTAAGTGACGGGTGGGCAATTGTCATTGCAACAGTTGTAGCAAGCTTTTTAGGTGTCTTTTGGTTAAAGGAGGAAAATAAACAATGATAATGGCCATTATTATTGGGATGGCAGTTGTAACGATGGTTCCTCGCTTTATCCCAGCATTTATTGTAGGGAAAGTTTCATTTCCAAATTGGGTAAATCGATGGTTGAATGCGATTCCCTATGCAGCTTTAGGAGCGCTTATCTTCCCGGGAATCATGAACGTCATTCAAGATCAACCTTTTATTGGTTTAATTGGAGGAATTGTTGCGGTTTGTATCGCCTTTTTTGAGGTGAATGTCATTTTTTCTGTTTTAGGTGCAATTGTTACCGTCTATTTACTAACAATGTGATGAATGTCACCATTTTCCACCTCTTACATAGGCTATAATGAAGCCAAATAGAGGGGGATGTATCGCAATGAACGCCCAAAACTTTCCTCAACAACCATTTGATCCATTTTATCAAATGTTTCAACCGCCGACAGGCGTTCCATATGGTCCACAGCAGCCAATGCAATTACCGTCTCCACCGACAGGCATGCCAGGACAAGGACTTGATTTTCCAGGCCAATTTGGTTCATTCGAAGGTGGAGGGCCCACAATACAAGCCGTGGATCCAGAATCCTTTTATGGATGTCTACGTAGAATCACTTTTGTTCGATTAACCAACGGTAGCCGTTTCTGGTTTTACCCCGTTTTTATTGGAAGGAGATCTGTTGCAGGATACAGATGGAGCAGCCGTGTGCAAAGGTGGGTATATACAGGTTTTGATACGGAACTTGTTGAATCGTTCCAATGTTATTAAAAAGAGTCACTGCTGATGAGCAGTGACTCTTTTCTTGTAATGAATCTAGATCACAATAAACAGTATTTTTTCGTATCTAATAAGAGTTAGTTCAGTATTATGTTTTCTTTTTGTAGGGTTCTATATGGATATGAGCATGTGTTACACCAAATTCATTATCTAAGTAATCCTCGACATTATCGGAAATTTCATGGCTTTCTTCTACTGTCAAGCTTGGATTAACTAATATCGTTGCCTCAACTAAGATGTGCTTTCCATGTTTGCGTGCCTTAATATCTCGGACTTTTTTGACTCCTTGTACTTCCTGAATACTTCCTTTAATATTTGTTAACTCTTTTTGATCAAAACCATCTGTAAGAGTATGACTGGCATCCCTAAATATTTCAAAGGCTGTTTTACAAATAATCAGCCCAACAATTACCCCCGTAACAGGATCTAACCAGTACGCTCCAAATTGTGCCCCAATAATACCCACAAATGCACCAAAACTAACTAAACAGTCCGATAAATTATCCTTTGACTGAGCATATAAAGAACTACTTTGAATTTTACGGGCGAGTTGAAGGTTATATCGATACACTCCGAGCATGACAAAAGCACTAGCAATAGCTGTATACGCTGTTAACATGGATGGCGTACTTGTTTCACCATTTAGTAATGTTGAAACTGTATTCCAGACAACTTCAATACCTACCGTAATCATGACAAATGCAGCAACTAATGAAGCGATCGATTCAGCCCTCGTGTGACCATAATGATGATCACTATCAGGTGGTTTTCTCGAAATCTTGAGGCCAATTAATACGGCAACAGATGCGACGATGTCAGTGGCATTATTAAGACCATCTGCACGTAAAGCCTCCGAGTCTCCAATGTAAGCTACTATTAATTTTGCGGTAGCTAAGACTAAGTACGCTGTGATACTTAACCAAGCACCTTTTTCTCCGCGTTTCAAATGTTCATTTTCGTTCATTAAACATTTCCTCCGTTATTTCACAATAGCAACATATAGCGTATCAAATTATATACAACGAAGTCCACAGTCAAAAGAAAACAATTCGTTTTACATAGTCTTAACCCAATCTCATTTTGAAAAACATGAATATATTTTTATTATGGGGTCGTTGGGACGAAGGTTTAAGGGAGAAACAATTATATTCATAATTAAGAAAATAAAAATATTCAGAATATATTGAAAAATAATCCGTTATCATTGATAATAGAAAAAAGGAGAGAAGGGGGAATTTTGATGAAGAAACAAAAGTCCTCGTATTCTTTAATGAAATTTGGGCCGAGTTCACAAAAACGGTTCGTAGCAAGACGTGAAATATCTTATGAGTTGAAACTTTCAGCAAGATTAGTCCTTGATGAGTTAGTGTATAAGTGGAATAAGGTGTATTTTGAACAAAAGATGAATTATGCGTTAGATAATGGTGACAAGGCTGAGTTTATGAAGTGGGCAAAACTTTATGAACCATATACTTGGGAATAATTAACTGCCTAATTTAGGCAGTTTTTTTTGGTGAAGAGGATTTATTATGTTTCGTAAGGAATCTATAGTGGGGAGGTTTATAACAATGGGTATATCTTTTTATGAAAGTAATATTAGAAAGAAGCAACAACAATTATTGCTTCGTTTACTATTATTTGCAATTATAATTGGTCTTATAGCTGAGGTCATTGTCGGTGCTCCAATTATAAATATGGTCGCAATCGGAATGATTGGACTTAGCTTTTATTCTGTTGTTTTTTTACTTTATCTCAATAATAGATACACATCTTGGATACCTTATATTTCGCTTATTGGAATTACTGTTGTATCAGGAATTATTATACATAGTTCAGATTACATAACCAATATGTTATTTCCATTCTTTTTATTAGCAACAGCTGCGATGTCGGTTTCTCTTAAGGTTTTGACATCTGGAGCTTTATTAGGAATAGGACTATTAGCGTATTTTGTCATTCATAGTGACGAAGTCTCTACTATTGGTTCACGAGCTATCTTTATAACATTTATTTTCTTCACCCTCGTGTTTATTGTCCTTCTCATGCAAGTTGTCATGTCAAAACAGTTATTACACCATATAAAAGGTTCATTACATAAGACAGAAGTTCTTTTACAAAAGCAACGGAAACAAAATAGGCAGGTAAAAAAAACAGCAACTACCGTTCACGAATCAATTGCAAGTATCGATAAATCAAGTAAGAGTCACACAAATGCTTTAATGGAAATGGGGCAATCATTTAAAGAAATTGGTAGTGCTGCCGATACTCAAGTTTATTCCGTATCTAATATTACTACACTAACGAGTGAATCAAATGCCCGAATAAATCAAATGATTACCTCCTTTCAAAAGCTGGCACGCCATGGAGAAAAAGTGTATCAATCAACAGTTGAAAGTGAGCAGTCAATTGATCAATTAAGCATAATGATGTCCGAATTCCAACAATCATTTCATACAATGGAAGAAAAGATGGGAACATTATCAGATCAAATTACAGAGGCTACGCAATTCACTGGAATTATTGAAGACATTGCAGCTCAGACAAACTTACTCGCATTAAACGCGAGTATAGAAGCAGCTAGAGCTGGAGAATCAGGAAGAGGTTTTGCAGTTGTTGCAAAAGAGGTTCGAAAATTAGCAGACTTTTCAAGTGAAACAGCAAAGGAAATTAATGAACGGTTAACTAGCATTAACAAAATTGCTAAAGAAACCGACGATAGAGTGAGTAAAAACGATCAACGGTTGACGGAAAATTTAATCGTAATTCAAAAGGTAGATGGAGAGTTGAGGCATATTAGGTCAAACATACGAGATTTTATAAATCATTTGAACAATTTTGGTCATGAGGCTAAAGCTATTCAACATTCATCCGCAGGTATCGATGAATCTGTAAATGAATTGGCTTCAATTATAGAGGAAACAACCGCGATTTTAGAGGAGCTTCAAGCCATGGTAGAAACACATATGGAGAATCAAGGTGGTCTAATGGATGAAATCGAAAAAACGAGTGAAGCGGTTAATAATTTAGAGGAGCAAACCAATATAATATCTTCTAGCCGATAAAAAGGTTTTGAAGAAGGAATGAAAGCGTGGGGAAACGATTGAATAAAAAAGCAATAAGAAGTTGGGTCATGTATGACTGGGCAAATTCGGCATTTGCTACAACAATTATGGCTGCAG from Salirhabdus salicampi harbors:
- a CDS encoding zinc-binding dehydrogenase, with protein sequence MNALIHHGPTGLRGVKYGKIDDGQPGKHEVKIKLKSAGINHRDLFVPNRRTAEAQPLVLGSDGAGVVEEVGEEVTNVKVGDKVIINPGIGWRNNSDAPPEEFEILGFPDHGTFAENIVIRAENVVPKPSFLTWEEAGALPLAALTAYRVLFSRANAKADQTIFVPGIGSGVATFLLQFAKAIGARVIVTSRQEAKLQKAKEIGADRVIHTNDNWEQQLADETIDIVIESVGAATFNRSLSVLRKGGTMVTFGASAGDEVQLNIRSFFYGQYSLLGSTMGSHEEFLDMLNFIDKHEIKPIIDSVYPLSKALESLKYLDKGEQFGKIVLDPTI
- the trhA gene encoding PAQR family membrane homeostasis protein TrhA, whose translation is MNLTMREPINTLTHFITFIAGIVGLIVLIVLSRNEPSKLTVMCVYGVSLILLYGASSIYHWVTISPKKLLIFKKIDHISIYIFIAGSYTPVFYYGLESAWRWVMLLAVWILAIIGILLKVWFIHAPRKISTIFYIGLGWVAIIPFGQLIHNLPTTAIMLMIMGGLAYTVGGVIYSFKILDFFPNKFGFHEIFHLFVMAGSVAHFFMIYLFILPM
- a CDS encoding cobalamin-binding protein; amino-acid sequence: MRIVSICPSNTEIVHYLGLTDKLVAVDDYSDWPEQVQHLPKVGPDLNIDIEKVEQLKPDLVMASLSVPGMEKNVQALKERGIPYIVLNPNSLQEIGDDIITVGKYTGTEPRARAVAKKYFAFLHKYKQYAEGIQRPKSLYWEWWPKPVFTPGGRNWLTEVSILAGGKNVFADVNQASVQTTWQDVYNRKPDYICMIWVGVQTDKMNPELMKKREGWNSLHAINKGNILVLDEDLYCRPSPRLLQGISKISALLHPNIFPVYTGKDPLL
- a CDS encoding AzlC family ABC transporter permease, which gives rise to MEAKSIDNTYAEPTILSAIRQGALAGFPLFLGYLPIAVTYGVLASQSGLSLLELTLMSVLVFAGAAQFMGANMIAGGALFLEVVIATFVLNFRHFVMSLSFMNKLQPLPFKWKFFMSFGLTDETFAVSTLNSSEAKKPYGHYYYATLILVSYFAWIGGSFLGGVLGEIIPNQLSQSMGIALYAMFIGLLIPSVKKEWRVGFIAIVSMLLNFALVNVNVSDGWAIVIATVVASFLGVFWLKEENKQ
- a CDS encoding AzlD domain-containing protein codes for the protein MIMAIIIGMAVVTMVPRFIPAFIVGKVSFPNWVNRWLNAIPYAALGALIFPGIMNVIQDQPFIGLIGGIVAVCIAFFEVNVIFSVLGAIVTVYLLTM
- a CDS encoding transporter, whose product is MNAQNFPQQPFDPFYQMFQPPTGVPYGPQQPMQLPSPPTGMPGQGLDFPGQFGSFEGGGPTIQAVDPESFYGCLRRITFVRLTNGSRFWFYPVFIGRRSVAGYRWSSRVQRWVYTGFDTELVESFQCY
- a CDS encoding cation diffusion facilitator family transporter, which gives rise to MNENEHLKRGEKGAWLSITAYLVLATAKLIVAYIGDSEALRADGLNNATDIVASVAVLIGLKISRKPPDSDHHYGHTRAESIASLVAAFVMITVGIEVVWNTVSTLLNGETSTPSMLTAYTAIASAFVMLGVYRYNLQLARKIQSSSLYAQSKDNLSDCLVSFGAFVGIIGAQFGAYWLDPVTGVIVGLIICKTAFEIFRDASHTLTDGFDQKELTNIKGSIQEVQGVKKVRDIKARKHGKHILVEATILVNPSLTVEESHEISDNVEDYLDNEFGVTHAHIHIEPYKKKT